Part of the Leptospira bouyouniensis genome is shown below.
ATAATTTATGCCATGACGTACCGACCCCATATATAGTCAATTCACAATAGCGGGTTTTTTCATCTCCTTTCTAAAATAGGTCGCAAAGAGACTTCCGAGGAGAGAATGAGTGAGGCTCGAAAGTGCGCTCGGGATCGCTGTGTTTGGGTCAAGGAAGTGAGTCTTAGCGAGAACGGCACCAAGACCTGAGTTTTGCATCCCCACCTCAATGGATATGGTTTGGGAAATTTTCGTATCCCGAGTGAGGACCCAGGCGAAAAAACCTCCCAGTCCAAACCCTCCTAAATGTAGGCAAATCACGGCAAAAAAGATCCTGAAGTCAGAAGAAAGGATGGTCTCTTTCCCACTGGCGATGATAGAAGCCACAATCAAGGCGATGAGGAGTACAGAAAGTACGGGGAATAGGTCTTTTGTCAGTTCCGTGACTTTCGGAAAAAATGATTTAAAAAGAAGTCCAAGTCCTACTGGCACAAGGATCACTTGGAAAGTGGTCAATACAAGACCTAGTCGGTCAATTTCCAACCGACTGCCAATGAAGAAGGCAACTAGTAATGGCGTGAATACGATTCCAAGGATGGTTGATACGGAAGTTAAGGTGACACTGAGTGGAACGTTGGCCTTTGCAAGGAAAGTTATCACATTGGACGCAGTACCTCCAGGACAACAAGAGACAAGAATCAGTCCGACAGCATAAGCTTCGGGTAAGTAAAACCAATACCCGAGTAGATAACCTAACACTGGCATAATGGAATATTGCAAACAAGTCCCGATAAGGATTGGCTTTGGTTGTTTGAAAATCCGAATGAAATCATTCACTTCAAGTGATAATCCCATCCCCAGCATGATAAGACCTAAACTATAGGTAATCCACGGACCTTTAAACCACACAATCCATTCTGGAATTAAAAATCCAACACCTGCAATCAAAAGTAAAACAAGTGGGAAGGCATTTACAATTTGTTTGGCAATTCGACTATACACTAAAATTTAAACATTTCCTAACAAAGTTAACATGATATAGAATGAAGGGTCTCCACAAAACTATGATACTTCCCTTTACTCCTTTTCCAAGTAGGATTGTAGGTTGGCTTTCACACGAAGAACATGTTCCCTTTCAATTCCAATATGAGGTGCCATCCGAAGTCTACCCAACCGAACAGCGGTGATGATTCCATTTTGTTTCAAGTAGGATTGGATCACTTCTGGTTGGAATTTTTTTGGGTCTTTATGACCAGTGATGGCAAGAATCCCTGTTTTCACTTGAGGGAACAAATCTGATTCCAAGGTAAATCCTAATTCATGGAGTGAATCCTTTAACATCCCCGCGACTTCATAAATCCTTTCCTGTACACGTTCGAAACCGAGAGTCGATAACATTTTTAGAGATGCGAAAAAATAAATCCAATCATTGAAGTTGATTGTACTTTGTTCAAATTGTTCGGCAGCTGGTTTCCATTCGTCCCGGTAGGGAAAATAATTGGAGTCGTTGACAACACTTGCTTGTCCTTTAAAAATCAATTGGAATCCTTTCGATTCTTCTTTGGAAATATAAATCACCCCAAGCCCCAGTGGACCAAGTAACCATTTCCAAGCAGCAAACGCACAGAAGGCGACTTTAATTTTAGAAAAATCCATAGGAATATGGCCAACGGCTTGGCTCCCATCAATGACAAGTTTGGTTCCGTGATTTTCACAAAGTTTGGAAACTGCATACATATCAAAAACCACACCAGTGCACCAGTGAACAGGCGATAGGCTAAGAAGAAACACATCCTTTTTATCCAATTCATATTTTAAGTTTTCTAAAAACTCATCGGGAGTGTTCCCTACTTTCACAAATGATAGAGAAACACCTTTGGATTGCCAATGTTCCCAAGGGTAAACATTACTTGGGTATTCATTTTCCAAAACTAGAATCCGTTTGCCTTTGGGGATTTGGATGCTATGAGAATACAAGTTCATCCCCTCACTTGTGTTATGTACGATCCCGATTTCAGAAGGATCACAGTGTAAAATCTGAGAGAGGTAGTTACGAATTTCTTTTTTGATAAAGGGTTCAGAAAAATTGGGGGTAAAAATTCCTACCCTCGCATACTCGTTTAAGTATACGTTTAACATTTCAATGGCATAAGTAGATACAGGAGTGGTACCACAGTAATTTAACCAAACCGACTCTTTTTGTACGGGGAAATATTCGGAAATACCGTCCCAATTTGGGAAATTCGGGAAGGTAGGGAAAACAGATGGAGTTTCAGACATGTAAAAATAGAAATATCTGAAGCGACAGAAGAGAAAAGTAAAAAAAAATGGGACCGTGCAATCTTCTCGGATTTACCTCTCTCGTTCTGCCTTTAGCCATAACATTGCTCTTTTTCGCAAACTCATTGGACCCAAAACAAAATTCACAGCCATCGTCAAGTCAAACGCTTACGGCCATGGACTACTTGCCACTGCTTCCATTGCCCTGGATGCAGGAGCAGATTATTTAGGGGTGAACTCACTTGAAGAAGCACTTTCGATTCGCCGCGTATTCCCCAAGACCACCATTCTCATCATGGGAAGTATTCCCAATTTAGCAGAACGAAAAGCAGAGCTAGCTGATGAAAACTTTTGGGTACTTGTCTCAAGGGTGGAAGAGATGGAGATTTTGGCAAAACTTTCTCCCACTCCCAAAATCCATTTGAAGGTGGACACGGGGATGAGCCGTCTTGGAATCCCACACCAAAATGCCGAGGTGATTGCAAAAGAGATTTCAGAAAAAAAGCTCCCTCTTTCAGGTATCGCTACCCACTTTGCAAGTACTGAAGATTTCACTGAACATAGCCATTCCATGTTACAATTGGGAAATTTCCAAGATGCCATTGATACATTCGCTAAACACGGGTTTATCGATCTAATTTGCCATTGTGCCTCATCTGCATCGGCGATGTTGTTTTCAGAAGCAAGGATGGACCTTGTCCGCGTTGGGATTTCGCTTTATGGACTTTGGCCCAGTCTCGAAACCAAACTTTCACTTTCTCTTATGAAAAAAGATGTAGGTATGTTGAAACCTGCACTTTCTTGGAAAACCCAAATACAACACATCCAAAATTTAAATCCAGGAACCTTTGTTGGATACGGATCAACATTTAAAACCACTCATGAAACAAAACTGGCGGTTATTCCTGTTGGTTATTATGAAGGTCTTGATCGAAAATTATCAAACAATGGTTATATGTTGATTCATGGGGAACGAGCAAAAATTCTAGGTAGAATTTGCATGAATATGACAATGCTCGATATCACCCATATCCCAGATGCTAAAATTGGTGACGATGTTGTGATTTTAGGAAAATCTGGGAACGAAGTGATCTCTGCTGATGACCATGCCACTTGGACTGGAACTATCAATTATGAAGTCGTAACAAAAATTTTGGGATCCTTCCCTCGTATTATAGAAGACTAGAGGACCTTATGTCAGAAAGACAAACATACAATTGGAAAAATCATAGATTAACCTATGTTAGGCATAAATCTCTGAATCCAAAATCCAAAGAAGTTATAGTTCTTGTTGGGGGATGGTGTTCTGCCGCTGGGTACTGGGGGTTAAACATTCCTTTTTTTCGAACATTGGGAGATGTCATCGAACTTGACTTAGTTGGACATTACCCAGCAGAAATTTTTGACCAAAAAAAAGGCCTTACCTTACAAGATTTTTTAGAAACCCAAGCCCAAGGGATTTGGGCTTCCGCAGGTGAAAAAGACATCACCCTCGTGGGCCATTCGACAGGTGGAATGGCGGTCCTTGCTATCGCATCTCTTTTTCCTCAACGCATCAAACAAGTGATTGCGATTGCTCCTTATGTACATGGACCGGTCCCTGGGATTTTGAAGATTGGAGTTGTCGGACTCCGTGCGAACTTAGGATCTTTTTTTGACTTTGGTTTTAAAATTGGAAAGTCGTTACCCAAAGCCTTACAAATTGGGTTTTCCTATGGCGTCTATGATTCCGCTGCTTTTCATGCAAGAGAAGACATCAAACAATTCCTCAAAGAATACAACCCTCAATTTGAATGCCTAAACCCAAGGCAAATTTTAATGATCCTTGAGATGCTTGATCGCACAGATATACGACCCATTGTATTTGGAAACCAAGTGCCAACGCTCATCATGCGAGGTGAAGAGGATCCTATCATCCCAGGAAAAGATGTGATGGAATTGGAACGCACTACTCCTCATGTGAAAGCAGTGTTATTTTCTGAATGTGGACATTTTGTACACATGGAAAAACAAAAAGCAGCTGAAAAGGTGATGAAAGATTTTCTTTTAATGAAAAAATCTTCCACGACTAAAAAATCATTTTTTTAAATTCAAAACCTTCGGTGTTGTAAGCTGGGCAAGGTATTTCGGATCTCAGAGAGTTTTTCCATTTCAATCGTTGCGATGGCAAAACCTTCATCACTGTCTAATTCTGCTAAAATTTCTCCCCAAGGAGAAATGATGAGTGAATGGCCAAAGGTCTTTCGTTTCCCATGTGGGTCGTGGGTACCAGTTTGCCCTGGTGCCAAAACATACATCAGGTTTTCAATGGCTCTTGCCCGTAAGAGTACATGCCAATGAGCTTCTCCTGTTGGAACAGTAAAGGCTGCCGGCAAAAAACATAAATCTACACCTTGTTTGGATAACTCACGGAAAAGTTCTGGGAAACGAAGGTCATAACAGATGGCAGAAGAAAGTTTTCCATACTCGGTTTGGACCACGTTTGGCACCTTCTCACCGCTTTCTGTGTTTTTCGATTCTTTGTATGGGAAACCGTCTCCCACAACTGCATCAAACAAATGGGCTTTGTGGTAACGGAAAACTTCTTCACCTTTGGGATTAAAAATGACTGCCGTATTGTACACCTTTCCCGATGGTGCCTTGGTAGGAAACCCTCCTCCCAAAAGATAAATTCCAAGTTCGTTTGCGGTTTCTTTCAAAAAGAAGAAGGTTTCTTCTTCAATTTGGCCAAGTAGATTTTGTTTTTCGGATTCACTTCCCATAAAGGAGAAGTTTTCTGGTAAGCCAATCACCTTGGCTCCTGCCTTTGAAGCTTCCTCCACAAGTTGCCTACACTTGGTTAGGTTATTTGAGACTCTTGCGGTACTTGTGACTTGCACAACGGCGGCTTTAAAATTCATTATCATAAATGAGGACTTTTATGACCCACCAATCAGAAAAAATCAATCATATCTTAGAAGCACTTCCCTATTTGATCAATTATTCTGGGAAAACCATCGTCATCAAATACGGCGGCGCTGCCATGGTGGAAGAGGAACTCAAAGCTTCTTTTGCCGAAGACATTGTGTTACTCAAGTATTTAGGAATCAATCCAGTAGTGGTCCATGGTGGTGGACCTGAAATCAACTCTTTGATTAAGTCATTAAATCTGAATACACAATTTATTCGAGGCCACCGTGTGACGGATGAAGCCACAATGGAAGTGGTAGAGATGGTTCTCACCGGGAAAGTCAACAAACAAATTGTTTCCCTCATCCAAGAGAAAGGTGGAAAACCTGTTGGCCTTTCTGGAAAAGATGGTAGCCTTGCCATCGCAGAAAAATACCTCATGGAAGTGGAAACAGAAGAAGGCAAAACACAAAAAATTGATTTAGGTCTTGTCGGAGAGATAACATCCGTTGATCCCAATATCATTCTCACCTTACAACGTGAAGGTTTTATTCCGATCATCTCACCAGTTGCCATGTCCAAAGAAGGACAAACTCTCAATATCAATGCAGACACAATGGCAGGTGCGATTGCACAAGCACTCCATGCAGACAAACTCATTTTACTCACAGACACACCAGGGATCCTAATCGATGGCCAATTGGTAACGGGTCTCAAAAAAGCTGACATTCACGGTTACATAAAAACTGGACAGATCTCCGGAGGCATGATACCAAAAGTAGAGTGTTGTTTGGGTGCAATTGATTCTGGAGTCAAACGAGCCCACATCATCGATGGTCGAGTGCCCCATTCCGTCTTAATTGAAATTTTGACAAACCAAGGGATCGGAAGTTTGATCGAACAAGGATAAATTTGGATGCCTACGAAACTTTTAACATTAAGTCTGATTTCAGATATAACGAGTCGAATCAATTCACAAGAAGATTTAAATACACTTCTTAGTGAAATCATGGGCATCACTCGTGATGTGTTACAAACAGAAGGATCTTCGTTACTGCTTTACGATAAAGAAAATGATCAATTGGTGTTTAATACAACAAGTGGCTTAAAAGAAGAATCACTTGCCCACCTAACCGTTCCTAGGGGAAAAGGGATTGCGGGTATGGTGCTTGAAACCCTCAAACCCGAAATTGTAAACGATGCTGCCAATGACCCAAGAATCTTCAAAGCAATTGACCAAAAAGTTGGGTATGTGACACGAAACTTAATTTGTGTTCCCATGGTCGCACAAGGGGAAGTGCAAGGGGTACTCGAAGCTGTTAACTCACTCGACAACCGCGATTTTAACCAAACCGATATTAAAATCCTTCGTTACCTTTCGAACTTAGCGGCCATAGCCGTCAAAAATCGTCTACTTATCGATAACTTAAATTTAAGAGCAAACGAACTGAATTGCCTCTTTCAAATTTCACAAGCCCTTGCCAACATCCAAAGTTCGGATGAGTTTATGGACCTTGCTGTCAAAACCATTTCCGAAGTTTTGCAAGTAGATCGTGTTTGTTTGAATTTTGAAAAAATCGAAAAACGAGGACTACCTCGCTCTAAATCGAAAGGGTTTTCCGATCAAATCCACGATGAGGATGTTGAAGCATTATTATTCAATGACAGATCTGATTGGATGTTTAAAGGTTTTAAAATTATCACCGCCAATTCTCCCCAAGGGATGCAACTCACCCATCGAGGGCTTTTCCAACATAGTATGATTTTATTCCCCATTCTCAAAAACAAAGAATGGTTAGGTTCTCTTATCGTTTCGGATAAAACTTCTCGTACTCGTTTTGATGAAATGGATATCCGTATCCTCCGCACTCTGACAAACCAAGTAGGAGAAGCTTACACTGCCTTACAAGTAAAGATTCAAAGTGAACGTTTGAAAAACATAGATCGTGACATGCAAGTGGCAGCTATGATCCAAAAACATTCGCTTCCCATCATTCCAAAACAATACTCACTGCTTGAATTTGATACTTACTACCAAGCATCACGTGAAATTGGTGGGGACTTTTATGATATGGTTGTTCATGGAAAAGACGAAGTGTCTGTCATCATTGCCGACGTTTCTGGGAAAGGGACTCCTGCGGCACTTTTCATGGAGTTTTCAAAAACCGTTTTGCAACAGGAAGTATCAAAAACCACTTCAACAAGTGAAGCCCTCTTCAATGCGAACGAGATCTTACAAGACAAATCTGGTTTTCTTATGTTTGTTACTGCGATGCTTGTGCGCATCAACATGACAAAAAAAGAATTAACCTATTCCTCTGCAGGTCATAATTTACAAATCATCTATCGCAAAAAACACCATAAAATCCAACACTTATCAGGTAAAGGCCAACCAATGGGGATTGGCAAATGTGAATTCTCTGAACATACAGTGAGTTATTTACCGGGAGATTTACTTGTTCTGTATACTGATGGCGTCACGGAAGCTATGAATATGAAAGAAGAACTTTTTTCAGAAGAAAGACTGGAATCAGTGATTTTATCTCGTATCAATGATCCACCTGAAGTGATACGGCAAGCAATTCTCCAAAAAGTAAGTGAATTTGTAGGAGAAGCGGAACCACATGATGACCTTTCTCTCTTTATCATCCGTCTAAACTAAGGATATGGAGATTTTATGAGACGCATTCTATATGCAATGGCAGTGTTTCTCCGATTGGACAAACTGCACAAAGCGATGTTAGATGCTGTAATTGAAACACGAGTTAAAAACGCGCTCCAAACATCTGACAAGTTACGCAAAGAACAAGACAGGTTGCGAGAAAAAGAATTTCGCAAACAAATGGAAGACCTTCAAAACAACCACAACAGTAGTTTTGAAAATTATAAATTGGAAACGGAAAACTTAATCCGTATCTTCAAAAACCAAATCCTAGTCGAAAAAAAAGAAGTATTAAAAGAACGCGAAGTGGTGAAAGAAATGCAAAGGCAAGCCATGATCCGCGAAAATAGATTCCAACATTATATTTTACGATTCAAAGAAATTCTTTTTGTGAATAAAAAGGTTGTGGAGTCCATCCAAAGTTTAGTCAAAGTAGAATCCAACATAGAAGACTTGTTATACGAAATTGATAATTATGATGAAAGTAAATTCATCAAAAAACCGGAAATGATTTTGGATACCGAGTTCCTAAAAGAACTCCACAAAAAAGAAGAAGAAATCCGAGATAATATCCTCAAGTTCCAAAAGAAAGTAGAGAATAGCTGACCTAGGTAAGATCAGCTTTTCGCCTTCATCGAATTCGGTTGGCCTGTCGAAGCAAGGAGGGCACGCCATAATGTACTTCGCTCAGGTTTAAGGACTTTTCGTTCCGCAATGGCTAATGAAATTGGCATCACTGTAAACACATTGTTCCAAATCCCAACCACACAACCAGTCCTACCTGCAAACGCCGCATGTACGGCATTTTGAGCAAGGAATCCACAAAAAACAGAATCTTCAGCATTTGCTGGAACCGATCGAATGATATAACTTGGATCGATGTATTTTAGATTCAAATTCAACCCTTCTTTTTTGAAGTATTCTGTGATTTTGTCTTTGATAAAAACTCCAATATCCGCCAACTTCTTGTTACCTGATTGATCTTTTTCACCTTTATCTTCAAAGTACTTTTGACCAGCACCTTCTGCGATGATGACAACAGCATGTCCTCTTCTTTGCACTCGGTCTTTTAAAACCGATAAAAAAGCACCATCCCCTTCTAAATCAAAATCAAGTTCTGGGATGAGGACAAAATTTACATTTTTGGATGCCAAAGCTGAATTGACGGCAATGAATCCAGAGTGTCGTCCCATCAGTTTCACAAGTCCAATTCCATTTGGTGCCCCTTTGGCTTCTTCATGGGCACAATTGACAGCTTCCACCGCCTTACTAAACGCAGTCGAGAACCCAAATGTTTTTTGGACATAATTGATATCGTTGTCAATCGTCTTAGGGATCCCTACGATTGAGATGTCTTCTTTCCGTTTTTTTACTTCTTCTTGGATGGCTTGGGCTCCGCGTAAGGTCCCATCACCACCAATACAAAACAACATCTTCACACCGTATAAAAATAAAGTATCCACCATCTCTTCAATCTTTTGATTGCCTCGCGATGAACCAAGGATGGATCCACCAAAATTCATAATGTGGGCTACTTTGTCTGGTGTGAGTTCAATTGGTCTATGGCCAAATTTTTTAACCAAACCTTCATACCCAAAAGGGAAACCAAGAATCCTTGGCACTTTGTAACGATAATGTAATTCCATCACAAGGGCACGGATCACATCATTGATCCCTGGACAAAGTCCTCCGCACGTAACGATCCCTGCGGTCACTTCTTCCGGTCGAAAGTAGATTTTTTCTTTAGGACCTGCTTGTTCAAAGAAAACGGGACTCGTTTCGATGGTTTTTTTTGCATCTTCTGATCCAGAAAAGATGGTTTGGAAGAGCACCACTGAATTGTCTTCCGTCCAGTAGTCATAACCCGCTGGGTTCGGGTAAGTGCATGGTCCAAATTGTTCTACTTTTGTATCGTTTTCATTCATCGGTCTCACTTATAACAAAAAAAGACAGAGAAGAAAGCAAATTTCATTGCCAAACAAAGGAAAATCAGACAGAAATGCTTTTAGATGCTAAAAAAGATCACTCTTATCTCTATTCTCGTTTCTTTGACGAGCCTGACTATTTTAGCGCAAGGTTTACCGTTTTTTTCAAGTTATTCTTTTTCGGATCCAAGATCGTCTCTTTTCCAAGTAGGCGGATCGCATAACGGAAATTTGGCGATTCTGATCCCCTTTCGTTTCCCAAAAGAACTTGAGCTTGGTTCAAATTACGTATTTTCCAAATCAAACGATCCTATGGCAGGGATTCAGATATTTTCTCCTGTGATCCCCTTCGCTACCATGAACCCTTACAGAAACCCTGAAGGTAATTTTGACGTAAGGCCAGAACGTTCGAATGCAGCCTTACTTTCTTACCAACCGAATGTCACGTATGTGTATTACCGCAACGGCTTCACGTTTGACCTAGGACTCAGTATGGGAATTTCACTCAACCAGGGTTCAAGTGGGTATGTGGATGTAGCAGAATCTAGAGTGCGAATCAAATACCGCCTCAATCGAAATTTATTTTCCTTTATCAAAAATTCACGTTGGGAATTGTTTTTACAACTCTCCGAATTACACCGGTTTGATGCATCCGAATATTCCAATCGTTTCAACTCGTCCATTCGTGCCCAAGAGCCTTCTCGCACGAACTTCGTAGGCAGACAAGTTTACGTCACACCAGGGATCAGTATTTCGAATAGTAACTTAACGTTCGAAGGGATGGTGCGTGTTCCCATCAATGCCAGAGAAGCAGGTCGCACACTCGACGAACTATGGGCTCCGGAGATCCAAGGAAACTTAGGACTCAAGTATTATATGCCTGTCACCCCGTCTCGCTCAAATTAAGATTCTCTCCAAAACGCCTCTAGAAAATTCTAGATCCCAAATTTTTACTTAAGGTATTTGAGCGCCTCACACTGGTTTGCTTTTCAGAATCGATTCAAAAACTGACCGCGCTTTCCGCTCCAATCTTTCCTCTTTTAGAGTGAATCAAAATCAAATTTATAAGGAAAGGATTTCCGCTACAATCGCTGGCGCGGGGAACACAGTTTGATTCCATAGGAGAAGTTTTGCTAAACTTTTCTCAAAGATCACTAACTTCATGTTAGATCTTATCCAAAAATTAAACTAACTCTTCGCTTGAAACCGTTTCCAAGACAAGTCAACATCCATTTTGGATATATTTTCTTTTTTTCGCGAGATGCGAAACTCATGATTTCTGTAGAGTGATATAGATCCTGTATGAGCTGATGTTCCAACTGTTTTTGTTTCCGGATGAAGTTCGGGAGAAGACAAAGTTTCCCTTTGTTCTTTCCAGACAATCAACGTTTCTTCTGTCGGACAACTCACCTCTCCACAACTCACTTCTAAGATTTCCAAATCCGCATCTTTTGGAATGGAAGTATATGTCGAAAGCCACTCTGCAAGTTTTGGATGGAATGAAAATCCATCCAAAAGTTTCCCTGTTGCTACCGATTTCCAACCGTGGTTATGTGATGATCCAGAAACTGCCATAGAGATCTCCATT
Proteins encoded:
- a CDS encoding bile acid:sodium symporter family protein, whose protein sequence is MYSRIAKQIVNAFPLVLLLIAGVGFLIPEWIVWFKGPWITYSLGLIMLGMGLSLEVNDFIRIFKQPKPILIGTCLQYSIMPVLGYLLGYWFYLPEAYAVGLILVSCCPGGTASNVITFLAKANVPLSVTLTSVSTILGIVFTPLLVAFFIGSRLEIDRLGLVLTTFQVILVPVGLGLLFKSFFPKVTELTKDLFPVLSVLLIALIVASIIASGKETILSSDFRIFFAVICLHLGGFGLGGFFAWVLTRDTKISQTISIEVGMQNSGLGAVLAKTHFLDPNTAIPSALSSLTHSLLGSLFATYFRKEMKKPAIVN
- a CDS encoding aminotransferase class V-fold PLP-dependent enzyme codes for the protein MSETPSVFPTFPNFPNWDGISEYFPVQKESVWLNYCGTTPVSTYAIEMLNVYLNEYARVGIFTPNFSEPFIKKEIRNYLSQILHCDPSEIGIVHNTSEGMNLYSHSIQIPKGKRILVLENEYPSNVYPWEHWQSKGVSLSFVKVGNTPDEFLENLKYELDKKDVFLLSLSPVHWCTGVVFDMYAVSKLCENHGTKLVIDGSQAVGHIPMDFSKIKVAFCAFAAWKWLLGPLGLGVIYISKEESKGFQLIFKGQASVVNDSNYFPYRDEWKPAAEQFEQSTINFNDWIYFFASLKMLSTLGFERVQERIYEVAGMLKDSLHELGFTLESDLFPQVKTGILAITGHKDPKKFQPEVIQSYLKQNGIITAVRLGRLRMAPHIGIEREHVLRVKANLQSYLEKE
- the alr gene encoding alanine racemase encodes the protein MQSSRIYLSRSAFSHNIALFRKLIGPKTKFTAIVKSNAYGHGLLATASIALDAGADYLGVNSLEEALSIRRVFPKTTILIMGSIPNLAERKAELADENFWVLVSRVEEMEILAKLSPTPKIHLKVDTGMSRLGIPHQNAEVIAKEISEKKLPLSGIATHFASTEDFTEHSHSMLQLGNFQDAIDTFAKHGFIDLICHCASSASAMLFSEARMDLVRVGISLYGLWPSLETKLSLSLMKKDVGMLKPALSWKTQIQHIQNLNPGTFVGYGSTFKTTHETKLAVIPVGYYEGLDRKLSNNGYMLIHGERAKILGRICMNMTMLDITHIPDAKIGDDVVILGKSGNEVISADDHATWTGTINYEVVTKILGSFPRIIED
- a CDS encoding alpha/beta fold hydrolase, with translation MSERQTYNWKNHRLTYVRHKSLNPKSKEVIVLVGGWCSAAGYWGLNIPFFRTLGDVIELDLVGHYPAEIFDQKKGLTLQDFLETQAQGIWASAGEKDITLVGHSTGGMAVLAIASLFPQRIKQVIAIAPYVHGPVPGILKIGVVGLRANLGSFFDFGFKIGKSLPKALQIGFSYGVYDSAAFHAREDIKQFLKEYNPQFECLNPRQILMILEMLDRTDIRPIVFGNQVPTLIMRGEEDPIIPGKDVMELERTTPHVKAVLFSECGHFVHMEKQKAAEKVMKDFLLMKKSSTTKKSFF
- a CDS encoding carbon-nitrogen hydrolase family protein, whose product is MNFKAAVVQVTSTARVSNNLTKCRQLVEEASKAGAKVIGLPENFSFMGSESEKQNLLGQIEEETFFFLKETANELGIYLLGGGFPTKAPSGKVYNTAVIFNPKGEEVFRYHKAHLFDAVVGDGFPYKESKNTESGEKVPNVVQTEYGKLSSAICYDLRFPELFRELSKQGVDLCFLPAAFTVPTGEAHWHVLLRARAIENLMYVLAPGQTGTHDPHGKRKTFGHSLIISPWGEILAELDSDEGFAIATIEMEKLSEIRNTLPSLQHRRF
- the argB gene encoding acetylglutamate kinase; its protein translation is MTHQSEKINHILEALPYLINYSGKTIVIKYGGAAMVEEELKASFAEDIVLLKYLGINPVVVHGGGPEINSLIKSLNLNTQFIRGHRVTDEATMEVVEMVLTGKVNKQIVSLIQEKGGKPVGLSGKDGSLAIAEKYLMEVETEEGKTQKIDLGLVGEITSVDPNIILTLQREGFIPIISPVAMSKEGQTLNINADTMAGAIAQALHADKLILLTDTPGILIDGQLVTGLKKADIHGYIKTGQISGGMIPKVECCLGAIDSGVKRAHIIDGRVPHSVLIEILTNQGIGSLIEQG
- a CDS encoding SpoIIE family protein phosphatase encodes the protein MPTKLLTLSLISDITSRINSQEDLNTLLSEIMGITRDVLQTEGSSLLLYDKENDQLVFNTTSGLKEESLAHLTVPRGKGIAGMVLETLKPEIVNDAANDPRIFKAIDQKVGYVTRNLICVPMVAQGEVQGVLEAVNSLDNRDFNQTDIKILRYLSNLAAIAVKNRLLIDNLNLRANELNCLFQISQALANIQSSDEFMDLAVKTISEVLQVDRVCLNFEKIEKRGLPRSKSKGFSDQIHDEDVEALLFNDRSDWMFKGFKIITANSPQGMQLTHRGLFQHSMILFPILKNKEWLGSLIVSDKTSRTRFDEMDIRILRTLTNQVGEAYTALQVKIQSERLKNIDRDMQVAAMIQKHSLPIIPKQYSLLEFDTYYQASREIGGDFYDMVVHGKDEVSVIIADVSGKGTPAALFMEFSKTVLQQEVSKTTSTSEALFNANEILQDKSGFLMFVTAMLVRINMTKKELTYSSAGHNLQIIYRKKHHKIQHLSGKGQPMGIGKCEFSEHTVSYLPGDLLVLYTDGVTEAMNMKEELFSEERLESVILSRINDPPEVIRQAILQKVSEFVGEAEPHDDLSLFIIRLN
- a CDS encoding ATP-dependent 6-phosphofructokinase, coding for MNENDTKVEQFGPCTYPNPAGYDYWTEDNSVVLFQTIFSGSEDAKKTIETSPVFFEQAGPKEKIYFRPEEVTAGIVTCGGLCPGINDVIRALVMELHYRYKVPRILGFPFGYEGLVKKFGHRPIELTPDKVAHIMNFGGSILGSSRGNQKIEEMVDTLFLYGVKMLFCIGGDGTLRGAQAIQEEVKKRKEDISIVGIPKTIDNDINYVQKTFGFSTAFSKAVEAVNCAHEEAKGAPNGIGLVKLMGRHSGFIAVNSALASKNVNFVLIPELDFDLEGDGAFLSVLKDRVQRRGHAVVIIAEGAGQKYFEDKGEKDQSGNKKLADIGVFIKDKITEYFKKEGLNLNLKYIDPSYIIRSVPANAEDSVFCGFLAQNAVHAAFAGRTGCVVGIWNNVFTVMPISLAIAERKVLKPERSTLWRALLASTGQPNSMKAKS